From the Alkalibacter rhizosphaerae genome, one window contains:
- a CDS encoding NUDIX domain-containing protein: MFREETISSEIKYKGIIVDLHIKDVRLPNGKMAKREIVTHPGASAVLALDEGELILIRQFRKPVETELLEIPAGKLDPGEDPKDCAFRELEEETGYRALSMEKVGLIHTSPGFSNEVIHLYFTDDLIEGTLNRDEDEFMGVERIPLKELSSYLVEGKITDAKTLAALSFCQDRLSGSKKGGDQE, translated from the coding sequence ATGTTTAGGGAAGAGACCATAAGCAGTGAAATCAAATACAAAGGGATCATTGTAGACCTTCATATCAAAGATGTTCGCCTTCCCAATGGGAAGATGGCCAAACGAGAAATCGTGACCCATCCTGGAGCCAGTGCGGTTCTTGCATTGGATGAAGGTGAACTGATATTGATCCGCCAATTCCGAAAGCCGGTGGAGACGGAGTTGCTGGAGATCCCTGCCGGAAAACTGGATCCGGGAGAAGATCCAAAAGATTGTGCTTTTCGGGAACTGGAAGAAGAAACGGGATATCGGGCCCTGTCCATGGAAAAAGTAGGTTTGATCCACACATCCCCGGGCTTTTCCAATGAAGTGATCCATCTTTATTTTACCGATGACCTGATCGAAGGAACGCTGAACAGGGATGAAGACGAGTTTATGGGCGTAGAACGGATCCCATTGAAAGAACTGTCTTCTTATTTGGTGGAAGGAAAGATCACCGATGCAAAAACGTTGGCGGCATTGTCCTTTTGTCAGGATCGATTGTCGGGATCGAAAAAGGGAGGAGACCAAGAATGA
- the nrdR gene encoding transcriptional regulator NrdR, which produces MKCPYCSHMESKVVDSRPTEEGNVIRRRRECFSCAKRFTTYEKVEDIPLMVVKKGGHREPFDRNKIMNGILRACEKRPVSISQIETIVNAIETEVYQSSDREVQSKEIGEKIMMHLKDLDEVAYVRFASVYRQFKDLNTFMEELNKLIKENNPV; this is translated from the coding sequence TTGAAATGTCCCTATTGCAGCCACATGGAAAGTAAAGTAGTTGACAGCAGACCAACGGAAGAAGGCAATGTGATTCGACGCCGGAGGGAATGTTTCTCCTGCGCCAAGCGTTTTACGACATATGAAAAAGTAGAAGACATTCCGTTGATGGTTGTTAAAAAGGGAGGGCATCGGGAGCCTTTCGACCGAAATAAAATCATGAACGGCATTTTGCGGGCCTGTGAAAAAAGGCCGGTATCCATCAGCCAGATCGAGACCATCGTCAATGCCATTGAAACGGAAGTATACCAATCTTCGGATCGGGAAGTTCAATCCAAAGAGATCGGTGAAAAAATCATGATGCACTTGAAAGATCTTGATGAGGTGGCCTATGTCCGTTTTGCATCGGTGTATCGCCAATTCAAAGATCTGAATACCTTCATGGAAGAATTGAATAAACTCATAAAAGAAAACAACCCTGTTTAG